A genomic segment from Pseudomonadota bacterium encodes:
- the mnmA gene encoding tRNA 2-thiouridine(34) synthase MnmA, with amino-acid sequence MSKGKIAVAMSGGVDSTVTAALLQEEGYEVRGIFMSLAQPNILRQVARVRAVAAKIGVKVDVVDLHEEFSAKVLDYFRASYCAGLTPNPCVICNRHVKFGLLLQHALASGNELLATGHYVRVDAGDDGTYHLRKGLDPTKDQSYFLCLLDQEQLSRVRFPLGKRRKDEVYASAGKLGLEFTRSEESQDVCFLQETNVGDFIEAGEVVAVPGKVVTVDGKEVGEHSGIHRFTVGQRRGLGIPDATPYYVVALDVKTNQVVVGRKADLFSGQVKVSQMNWISGTAPDLPAGYEVRIRYRHQAVPAEIIPDGPNMVIHFNEPQRAVTPGQFAVLYDGDEVVGGGVIRRLDE; translated from the coding sequence ATGAGCAAAGGGAAAATAGCGGTCGCAATGAGCGGCGGGGTGGACAGCACCGTAACCGCTGCCCTGCTGCAGGAGGAGGGCTATGAGGTCCGGGGCATCTTCATGTCGCTGGCCCAGCCGAACATTCTCCGGCAGGTGGCGAGGGTCCGGGCGGTCGCGGCAAAGATCGGGGTAAAAGTGGATGTGGTCGATCTGCACGAAGAGTTCTCGGCAAAAGTGCTCGACTATTTTCGCGCCAGCTATTGTGCCGGTCTGACCCCGAACCCGTGTGTGATCTGTAACCGGCATGTAAAGTTCGGGCTTCTGCTGCAACACGCATTGGCCTCCGGCAATGAGCTGCTGGCGACCGGCCATTATGTCCGGGTGGATGCCGGAGATGACGGGACATACCATCTGCGGAAAGGGCTCGATCCGACCAAGGACCAGTCCTATTTTTTGTGCCTGCTCGATCAGGAGCAGTTGTCGAGGGTCCGGTTTCCCCTTGGCAAGAGAAGAAAGGACGAGGTGTATGCAAGCGCCGGGAAACTCGGCCTGGAATTCACCAGAAGTGAAGAGAGCCAGGACGTCTGCTTTCTGCAGGAGACAAATGTCGGGGATTTCATCGAAGCAGGGGAAGTTGTCGCCGTTCCGGGAAAGGTGGTCACCGTGGACGGGAAGGAGGTCGGTGAGCACAGCGGCATTCATCGATTTACCGTCGGACAGAGGCGCGGCCTCGGGATTCCTGATGCGACCCCCTATTACGTCGTTGCCCTTGATGTAAAGACCAATCAGGTTGTGGTGGGTCGGAAAGCTGATCTTTTCAGTGGGCAGGTAAAGGTCTCTCAAATGAACTGGATTTCGGGAACAGCTCCGGATCTCCCCGCCGGCTATGAGGTGCGGATTCGCTATCGACACCAGGCGGTTCCGGCTGAAATTATACCGGATGGTCCGAATATGGTGATCCATTTTAATGAACCCCAGCGGGCGGTGACCCCCGGTCAGTTTGCCGTGCTGTATGATGGGGATGAGGTTGTCGGGGGAGGGGTAATCAGGCGTCTGGATGAGTGA
- a CDS encoding U32 family peptidase, giving the protein MKKPELLAPAGNFEKLRTAIHYGADAVYLGGQKYSLRAHATNFTDQEIARGVAYAHERGVKVYVTVNILAHNRDLDTLPEYLETLARNGVDGLIVSDPGILRIAKKHVPSLPVHLSTQANVTNLESARFWEDQGVKRINAARELSLAEIVKIREATDLEVEVFVHGALCISYSGRCLLSSYLTGRSANQGDCAHPCRYSYALTEEKRPGQYFPVEEDERGTYIFNSKDLCLLQRLPELMKSGVDSLKIEGRMKSVYYTGAVVRTYRAALDHLADLWPTVETGALPKLEERFMTELHKIGSRGYTENFFDEPPGPGDMLHNEPRITPSHEPAGIVRVENDRVRIEIRSPLFPGDSVEYLGKGLESTSHMVHKIFNEDGEELEKANPGNLVTLEIGLTEVRWQDGALLRKKAGH; this is encoded by the coding sequence ATGAAAAAACCTGAACTGCTGGCCCCGGCCGGCAACTTTGAAAAACTCCGCACCGCCATCCATTACGGCGCCGATGCGGTCTATCTGGGCGGCCAAAAGTACAGCCTGCGCGCCCATGCCACGAATTTCACCGACCAGGAAATCGCCCGGGGGGTTGCCTACGCCCACGAGCGGGGGGTGAAGGTCTACGTGACAGTCAACATCCTCGCCCATAACCGGGACCTCGACACCCTACCTGAATATCTGGAAACCCTGGCCCGGAACGGGGTCGACGGACTGATCGTTTCCGATCCCGGAATTTTGCGGATCGCAAAAAAACACGTACCGAGCCTTCCGGTCCATTTAAGCACCCAGGCCAATGTGACCAACCTGGAAAGCGCCCGCTTCTGGGAGGACCAGGGCGTCAAAAGGATCAACGCCGCCCGGGAACTCTCGCTGGCGGAGATCGTGAAAATCAGGGAGGCGACCGATCTCGAGGTTGAAGTCTTCGTCCACGGCGCCTTGTGCATCTCCTATTCGGGCCGCTGCCTCTTAAGCAGCTATCTCACCGGCCGCAGCGCCAACCAGGGCGACTGCGCCCACCCCTGCCGCTACAGCTACGCGCTGACCGAGGAAAAAAGGCCGGGGCAATACTTCCCGGTGGAGGAAGATGAACGGGGAACCTATATCTTCAACTCAAAGGACCTCTGCCTGTTGCAACGGCTGCCGGAACTGATGAAAAGCGGTGTCGACAGCTTGAAGATCGAAGGAAGGATGAAATCCGTCTACTATACCGGCGCGGTGGTCCGAACCTACCGGGCGGCACTGGACCACCTGGCTGACCTCTGGCCGACAGTGGAAACCGGCGCCCTGCCAAAGCTTGAAGAAAGGTTCATGACCGAACTGCACAAAATCGGCTCCCGCGGCTATACCGAGAACTTTTTCGATGAGCCCCCTGGCCCGGGCGACATGCTCCATAACGAGCCGAGAATCACCCCCAGCCACGAACCGGCAGGGATCGTGCGCGTGGAAAACGACCGGGTCCGGATCGAGATCCGCTCTCCGCTTTTCCCGGGAGATTCCGTGGAATATCTTGGCAAAGGTCTTGAAAGCACGAGCCACATGGTCCACAAGATATTCAATGAGGACGGCGAAGAACTGGAAAAGGC